The Manihot esculenta cultivar AM560-2 chromosome 1, M.esculenta_v8, whole genome shotgun sequence genome has a window encoding:
- the LOC110599593 gene encoding uncharacterized protein LOC110599593 isoform X2, which translates to MHLKKPLWSAGLNDSSREADPQAQASATAVEELVNSLNKQRLYREVTLALRTSLRDASAEFSFLRVRGLRSLLNFLRSVVQSDSTINLFCQTQSIPELQVLFRHSLKDSEDDKVESLNHIFGVEPLNITGPSTGAEVALALRVLEGCCLLHSESTVLAHKYKAIEVLLHILSTRGASEQGACLDALISIMLDSSSNQMDFEVCNGIEEVTVLIRDKQVDENLRLKCGEFLLLLIGHVNGRETPPMVTIHEDIRRLLGEKSASLIWAASQFGSTLDPEQRLTALHIQARRVLESLDLY; encoded by the exons ATGCATCTGAAGAAGCCGTTATGGAGCGCCGGATTGaatgatagctccagggaggcAGATCCTCAGGCACAGGCGTCGGCCACCGCTGTGGAGGAGTTGGTTAACTCTTTGAACAAGCAGCGCTTGTATAGAGAGGTCACCCTCGCCCTTCGAACTAGCCTCAGAGACGCTAGCGCTGAATTCTCCTTCCTCCGCGTCCGCGGCCTCCGCTCCCTTCTTAACTTCCTCCGATCTGTTGTTCAGTCCGACTCCACCATCAACCTCTTCTGCCAAACCCAATCTATTCCTGAACTTCAAG TGCTGTTTCGACATTCTCTCAAGGATTCAGAGGATGACAAGGTGGAAAGTTTGAATCATATATTCGGGGTAGAGCCTCTGAATATTACTGGTCCTTCAACGGGTGCAGAGGTTGCGCTCGCACTTCGAGTTCTGGAAGGTTGCTGTCTTCTCCACAGTGAGAGCACGGTGTTGGCTCATAAATACAAGGCTATTGAG GTTTTGTTGCATATATTATCAACTAGAGGTGCATCGGAGCAAGGTGCCTGTTTGGATGCTCTAATCTCAATAATGCTGGACTCATCATCCAATCAAATG GATTTTGAGGTTTGTAATGGTATTGAGGAAGTGACAGTGCTCATTAGAGACAAGCAAGTGGATGAAAATCTCAG GTTAAAATGCGGGGAGTTCTTGCTGCTACTCATCGGACATGTTAATGGGAGGGAAACGCCTCCTATGGTTACCATACATGAAGACATAAGGCGACTACTTGGTGAAAAATCGGCTTCCTTGATATGGGCTGCGAGTCAATTTGGCTCAACCCTTGACCCGGAGCAGAGGTTAACTGCCTTGCATATCCAAGCTCGCAGGGTGCTCGAGTCACTGGATCTgtattaa
- the LOC110599593 gene encoding uncharacterized protein LOC110599593 isoform X1 codes for MHLKKPLWSAGLNDSSREADPQAQASATAVEELVNSLNKQRLYREVTLALRTSLRDASAEFSFLRVRGLRSLLNFLRSVVQSDSTINLFCQTQSIPELQVVPVLFRHSLKDSEDDKVESLNHIFGVEPLNITGPSTGAEVALALRVLEGCCLLHSESTVLAHKYKAIEVLLHILSTRGASEQGACLDALISIMLDSSSNQMDFEVCNGIEEVTVLIRDKQVDENLRLKCGEFLLLLIGHVNGRETPPMVTIHEDIRRLLGEKSASLIWAASQFGSTLDPEQRLTALHIQARRVLESLDLY; via the exons ATGCATCTGAAGAAGCCGTTATGGAGCGCCGGATTGaatgatagctccagggaggcAGATCCTCAGGCACAGGCGTCGGCCACCGCTGTGGAGGAGTTGGTTAACTCTTTGAACAAGCAGCGCTTGTATAGAGAGGTCACCCTCGCCCTTCGAACTAGCCTCAGAGACGCTAGCGCTGAATTCTCCTTCCTCCGCGTCCGCGGCCTCCGCTCCCTTCTTAACTTCCTCCGATCTGTTGTTCAGTCCGACTCCACCATCAACCTCTTCTGCCAAACCCAATCTATTCCTGAACTTCAAG TGGTTCCAGTGCTGTTTCGACATTCTCTCAAGGATTCAGAGGATGACAAGGTGGAAAGTTTGAATCATATATTCGGGGTAGAGCCTCTGAATATTACTGGTCCTTCAACGGGTGCAGAGGTTGCGCTCGCACTTCGAGTTCTGGAAGGTTGCTGTCTTCTCCACAGTGAGAGCACGGTGTTGGCTCATAAATACAAGGCTATTGAG GTTTTGTTGCATATATTATCAACTAGAGGTGCATCGGAGCAAGGTGCCTGTTTGGATGCTCTAATCTCAATAATGCTGGACTCATCATCCAATCAAATG GATTTTGAGGTTTGTAATGGTATTGAGGAAGTGACAGTGCTCATTAGAGACAAGCAAGTGGATGAAAATCTCAG GTTAAAATGCGGGGAGTTCTTGCTGCTACTCATCGGACATGTTAATGGGAGGGAAACGCCTCCTATGGTTACCATACATGAAGACATAAGGCGACTACTTGGTGAAAAATCGGCTTCCTTGATATGGGCTGCGAGTCAATTTGGCTCAACCCTTGACCCGGAGCAGAGGTTAACTGCCTTGCATATCCAAGCTCGCAGGGTGCTCGAGTCACTGGATCTgtattaa
- the LOC110620810 gene encoding rac-like GTP-binding protein ARAC1 has translation MSASRFIKCVTVGDGAVGKTCLLISYTSNTFPTDYVPTVFDNFSANVVVNGSTVNLGLWDTAGQEDYNRLRPLSYRGADVFILAFSLISKASYENVSKKWIPELKHYAPGVPIILVGTKLDLRDDKQFFVDHPGAVPITAAQGEELRKLIGAPAYIECSAKTQQNVKGVFDAAIRVVLQPPKQKKKKNKTQRGCSIL, from the exons ATGAGCGCTTCGAGGTTTATCAAGTGCGTGACGGTCGGTGATGGTGCCGTTGGTAAAACTTGCCTCTTGATTTCTTACACTAGCAACACCTTCCCTACG GATTATGTGCCAACTGTTTTTGACAATTTCAGCGCAAATGTGGTCGTTAATGGGAGCACTGTTAACCTGGGTTTGTGGGATACTGCTG GCCAAGAGGATTACAATAGATTAAGACCTCTAAGTTACCGTGGAGCTGATGTCTTCATATTGGCATTCTCTCTCATTAGCAAGGCCAGTTATGAAAATGTTTCTAAGAAG TGGATTCCAGAGTTGAAACATTATGCACCTGGGGTCCCAATTATTCTCGTTGGAACAAAGCTTG ATCTACGGGATGATAAGCAGTTCTTCGTAGACCACCCTGGTGCTGTACCCATTACTGCAGCTCAG GGAGAGGAACTGAGGAAGCTGATTGGTGCACCTGCGTATATTGAATGCAGTGCAAAAACACAGCAG AATGTGAAGGGAGTTTTCGATGCAGCTATCAGAGTTGTCCTTCAGCCAcccaagcaaaagaagaagaagaataaaacaCAAAGGGGCTGTTCCATATTGTGA
- the LOC110628754 gene encoding vacuolar protein sorting-associated protein 35A isoform X2: MRSFDELRKLEMFFKEETRRGCSIIDLYELVQHAGNILPRLYLLCTVGSVYIKSNEAPAKDVLKDLVEMCRGIQNPVRGLFLRSYLSQVSRDKLLDLGFEYERDADTVMDAVEFILQNFTEMNKLWVRMQHQGPAREKEKREKERSELRDLVGKNLHVLSQIEGVDLDMYKDTVLPRVLEQVVNCKDELAQFYLMDCVIQVFPDEYHLQTLEVLLGACPQLQPSVDIKTVLSRLMERLSNYAASSPEVLPEFLQVEAFSKLNNAIGKVIEAQIDMPIFGAVTLYSSLLTFTLHVHPDRLDYADQVLGACVKRLSSKGKLDDSRATKQLVALLSAPLEKYNDVVTALKLSNYPQVMKYLDSETNKVMASVIIQSIMKNNTYISTVDKVEALFELITGLIKDLDGMLEEVDEDDFKEEQNSVARLIQMLDNDDPEEMYKIMCTVRKWIMTGGPRRLPFTVPPLVFSSLKLVRTLQGQDENPFGDESSTTPKKIFQLLNQTIEVLSTVPAPELALRLYLQCAEAANDSDLEPVAYEFFTQAYILYEEEVSDSKAQVTALHLIIGTLQRMHVFGVENRDTLTHKATGYSAKLLKKPDQCRAVYGCAHLFWVDDQDNMKDGERVLICLKRALRIANAAQQMSNAARGSTGSATLFVEILNKYLYFFERGNPQINAAAIQSLIELITTEMQSNSSTPDPAADAFFASTVRYIQFQKQKGGAIGERYEPIKA, encoded by the exons ATGCGATCATTTGATGAATTGAGGAAGCTGGAGATGTTTTTTAAGGAAGAGACGCGTCGTGGTTGCTCGATTATTGATTTGTATGAACTCGTGCAGCACGCTGGCAACATATTGCCAAGATT GTATCTCCTCTGTACTGTAGGATCTGTGTACATAAAATCTAACGAAGCTCCTGCAAAGGATGTCCTTAAGGATCTTGTGGAAATGTGTCGTGGAATTCAAAATCCTGTACGGGGGCTCTTCTTAAGAAGTTATCTTTCTCAAGTCAGCAGGGATAAATTGCTTGACCTTGGTTTTGAGTATGAAAG GGATGCTGACACAGTTATGGATGCTGTGGAGTTCATACTGCAAAATTTCACTGAAATGAATAAGCTGTGGGTGCGCATGCAACATCAG GGACCTGCCCGGGAAAAGGAGAAGCGGGAGAAAGAAAGGAGCGAACTACGTGACCTT gttgggaagaatttgcaTGTCCTTAGTCAGATAGAAGGTGTTGACCTTGACATGTACAAAGATACTGTGCTTCCCAGAGTCCTTGAACAG GTTGTCAATTGTAAAGATGAACTTGCGCAGTTTTATTTGATGGATTGTGTTATTCAAGTCTTCCCGGATGAGTATCACTTGCAAACACTTGAAGTCTTGTTGGGTGCTTGCCCCCAGCTTCAG CCATCTGTTGATATCAAGACAGTGCTCTCTAGATTGATGGAGAGGCTCTCAAATTATGCAGCTTCAAGTCCAGAAGTTTTACCTGAGTTCTTGCAAGTTGAAGCTTTTTCAAAATTGAACAATGCCATAGGGAAG GTCATAGAAGCACAGATTGATATGCCTATTTTTGGAGCTGTGACTTTATATTCATCTCTCCTTACATTTACACTTCATGTTCATCCTGATCGTCTGGATTATGCAGATCAAGTGTTG GGAGCATGTGTTAAGAGATtatcaagcaaaggaaagcttgACGACAGCAGAGCCACAAAACAACTTGTAGCACTCTTAAGTGCTCCATTGGAGAAATATAATGATGTTGTCACTGCATTGAAGCTTTCAAACTATCCCCAGGTCATGAAATACCTTGACAGTGAGACAAATAAAGTTATGGCATCTGTCATAATTCAAAGTAttatgaaaaacaacacatacattTCTACAGTTGACAAG GTTGAGGCATTATTTGAATTAATCACAGGGCTTATCAAGGATTTGGATGGAATGCTTGAAGAG GTTGATGAAGATGATTTCAAAGAGGAGCAGAATTCTGTTGCACGTCTTATTCAGATGCTGGATAATGATGATCCGGAGGAAATGTACAAG ATCATGTGTACAGTAAGGAAGTGGATCATGACTGGAGGGCCAAGGCGTTTACCCTTCACTGTTCCTCCTCTTGTCTTTTCTTCTCTTAAG TTGGTTAGGACACTGCAAGGCCAAGATGAAAATCCGTTTGGAGATGAATCATCAACTACACCAAAGAAAATTTTTCAGCTTTTAAATcag ACGATTGAGGTTCTATCAACTGTCCCAGCACCTGAATTGGCATTACGGCTGTACTTACAGTGTGCGGAG GCTGCCAATGACTCTGATTTAGAACCTGTTGCTTATGAATTTTTCACCCAAGCATATATTCTGTATGAAGAAGAAGTATCA GATTCCAAGGCGCAGGTTACTGCATTGCATTTAATCATAGGGACTCTACAAAGGATGCATGTGTTTGGTGTTGAGAATAGGGATACGTTAACACACAAAGCCACAGGG TATTCTGCTAAGCTTTTAAAGAAGCCTGATCAGTGCAGAGCTGTTTATGGGTGTGCGCATCTCTTCTGGGTTGATGATCAAGATAACATGAAAGATGGAGAGAG GGTTCTAATTTGTCTAAAGCGTGCTCTAAGAATTGCAAATGCTGCTCAACAAATGTCCAATGCTGCACGAGGTAGCACTGGATCAGCTACACTCTTTGTTGAGATCTTAAACAA GTATCTTTATTTCTTTGAGAGGGGAAACCCACAGATAAATGCTGCTGCAATTCAGAGCCTGATTGAACTGATCACGACTGAGATGCAAAGCAACTCCAGTACACCAGACCCTGCTGCTGATGCTTTCTTTGCCAGCACAGTGCGATACATTCAGTTTCAGAAACAGAAAGGGGGAGCGATCGGTGAAAGGTATGAGCCCATCAAGGCATAA
- the LOC110628754 gene encoding vacuolar protein sorting-associated protein 35A isoform X1 → MIANGVEDEEKWLAAGIAGLQQNAFYMHRALDSNNIRDVLKYSAQMLSELRTSKLSPHKYYELYMRSFDELRKLEMFFKEETRRGCSIIDLYELVQHAGNILPRLYLLCTVGSVYIKSNEAPAKDVLKDLVEMCRGIQNPVRGLFLRSYLSQVSRDKLLDLGFEYERDADTVMDAVEFILQNFTEMNKLWVRMQHQGPAREKEKREKERSELRDLVGKNLHVLSQIEGVDLDMYKDTVLPRVLEQVVNCKDELAQFYLMDCVIQVFPDEYHLQTLEVLLGACPQLQPSVDIKTVLSRLMERLSNYAASSPEVLPEFLQVEAFSKLNNAIGKVIEAQIDMPIFGAVTLYSSLLTFTLHVHPDRLDYADQVLGACVKRLSSKGKLDDSRATKQLVALLSAPLEKYNDVVTALKLSNYPQVMKYLDSETNKVMASVIIQSIMKNNTYISTVDKVEALFELITGLIKDLDGMLEEVDEDDFKEEQNSVARLIQMLDNDDPEEMYKIMCTVRKWIMTGGPRRLPFTVPPLVFSSLKLVRTLQGQDENPFGDESSTTPKKIFQLLNQTIEVLSTVPAPELALRLYLQCAEAANDSDLEPVAYEFFTQAYILYEEEVSDSKAQVTALHLIIGTLQRMHVFGVENRDTLTHKATGYSAKLLKKPDQCRAVYGCAHLFWVDDQDNMKDGERVLICLKRALRIANAAQQMSNAARGSTGSATLFVEILNKYLYFFERGNPQINAAAIQSLIELITTEMQSNSSTPDPAADAFFASTVRYIQFQKQKGGAIGERYEPIKA, encoded by the exons ATGATCGCAAACGGAGTGGAAGACGAAGAGAAATGGTTGGCGGCAGGAATTGCTGGCCTTCAACAGAACGCCTTCTACATGCATCGCGCTCTG GACTCGAACAATATCAGAGACGTATTGAAGTATTCAGCACAGATGCTCTCAGAACTGCGGACTTCGAAGCTCTCCCCTCACAAGTACTATGAACTTT ACATGCGATCATTTGATGAATTGAGGAAGCTGGAGATGTTTTTTAAGGAAGAGACGCGTCGTGGTTGCTCGATTATTGATTTGTATGAACTCGTGCAGCACGCTGGCAACATATTGCCAAGATT GTATCTCCTCTGTACTGTAGGATCTGTGTACATAAAATCTAACGAAGCTCCTGCAAAGGATGTCCTTAAGGATCTTGTGGAAATGTGTCGTGGAATTCAAAATCCTGTACGGGGGCTCTTCTTAAGAAGTTATCTTTCTCAAGTCAGCAGGGATAAATTGCTTGACCTTGGTTTTGAGTATGAAAG GGATGCTGACACAGTTATGGATGCTGTGGAGTTCATACTGCAAAATTTCACTGAAATGAATAAGCTGTGGGTGCGCATGCAACATCAG GGACCTGCCCGGGAAAAGGAGAAGCGGGAGAAAGAAAGGAGCGAACTACGTGACCTT gttgggaagaatttgcaTGTCCTTAGTCAGATAGAAGGTGTTGACCTTGACATGTACAAAGATACTGTGCTTCCCAGAGTCCTTGAACAG GTTGTCAATTGTAAAGATGAACTTGCGCAGTTTTATTTGATGGATTGTGTTATTCAAGTCTTCCCGGATGAGTATCACTTGCAAACACTTGAAGTCTTGTTGGGTGCTTGCCCCCAGCTTCAG CCATCTGTTGATATCAAGACAGTGCTCTCTAGATTGATGGAGAGGCTCTCAAATTATGCAGCTTCAAGTCCAGAAGTTTTACCTGAGTTCTTGCAAGTTGAAGCTTTTTCAAAATTGAACAATGCCATAGGGAAG GTCATAGAAGCACAGATTGATATGCCTATTTTTGGAGCTGTGACTTTATATTCATCTCTCCTTACATTTACACTTCATGTTCATCCTGATCGTCTGGATTATGCAGATCAAGTGTTG GGAGCATGTGTTAAGAGATtatcaagcaaaggaaagcttgACGACAGCAGAGCCACAAAACAACTTGTAGCACTCTTAAGTGCTCCATTGGAGAAATATAATGATGTTGTCACTGCATTGAAGCTTTCAAACTATCCCCAGGTCATGAAATACCTTGACAGTGAGACAAATAAAGTTATGGCATCTGTCATAATTCAAAGTAttatgaaaaacaacacatacattTCTACAGTTGACAAG GTTGAGGCATTATTTGAATTAATCACAGGGCTTATCAAGGATTTGGATGGAATGCTTGAAGAG GTTGATGAAGATGATTTCAAAGAGGAGCAGAATTCTGTTGCACGTCTTATTCAGATGCTGGATAATGATGATCCGGAGGAAATGTACAAG ATCATGTGTACAGTAAGGAAGTGGATCATGACTGGAGGGCCAAGGCGTTTACCCTTCACTGTTCCTCCTCTTGTCTTTTCTTCTCTTAAG TTGGTTAGGACACTGCAAGGCCAAGATGAAAATCCGTTTGGAGATGAATCATCAACTACACCAAAGAAAATTTTTCAGCTTTTAAATcag ACGATTGAGGTTCTATCAACTGTCCCAGCACCTGAATTGGCATTACGGCTGTACTTACAGTGTGCGGAG GCTGCCAATGACTCTGATTTAGAACCTGTTGCTTATGAATTTTTCACCCAAGCATATATTCTGTATGAAGAAGAAGTATCA GATTCCAAGGCGCAGGTTACTGCATTGCATTTAATCATAGGGACTCTACAAAGGATGCATGTGTTTGGTGTTGAGAATAGGGATACGTTAACACACAAAGCCACAGGG TATTCTGCTAAGCTTTTAAAGAAGCCTGATCAGTGCAGAGCTGTTTATGGGTGTGCGCATCTCTTCTGGGTTGATGATCAAGATAACATGAAAGATGGAGAGAG GGTTCTAATTTGTCTAAAGCGTGCTCTAAGAATTGCAAATGCTGCTCAACAAATGTCCAATGCTGCACGAGGTAGCACTGGATCAGCTACACTCTTTGTTGAGATCTTAAACAA GTATCTTTATTTCTTTGAGAGGGGAAACCCACAGATAAATGCTGCTGCAATTCAGAGCCTGATTGAACTGATCACGACTGAGATGCAAAGCAACTCCAGTACACCAGACCCTGCTGCTGATGCTTTCTTTGCCAGCACAGTGCGATACATTCAGTTTCAGAAACAGAAAGGGGGAGCGATCGGTGAAAGGTATGAGCCCATCAAGGCATAA
- the LOC110628754 gene encoding vacuolar protein sorting-associated protein 35B isoform X3 translates to MYKDTVLPRVLEQVVNCKDELAQFYLMDCVIQVFPDEYHLQTLEVLLGACPQLQPSVDIKTVLSRLMERLSNYAASSPEVLPEFLQVEAFSKLNNAIGKVIEAQIDMPIFGAVTLYSSLLTFTLHVHPDRLDYADQVLGACVKRLSSKGKLDDSRATKQLVALLSAPLEKYNDVVTALKLSNYPQVMKYLDSETNKVMASVIIQSIMKNNTYISTVDKVEALFELITGLIKDLDGMLEEVDEDDFKEEQNSVARLIQMLDNDDPEEMYKIMCTVRKWIMTGGPRRLPFTVPPLVFSSLKLVRTLQGQDENPFGDESSTTPKKIFQLLNQTIEVLSTVPAPELALRLYLQCAEAANDSDLEPVAYEFFTQAYILYEEEVSDSKAQVTALHLIIGTLQRMHVFGVENRDTLTHKATGYSAKLLKKPDQCRAVYGCAHLFWVDDQDNMKDGERVLICLKRALRIANAAQQMSNAARGSTGSATLFVEILNKYLYFFERGNPQINAAAIQSLIELITTEMQSNSSTPDPAADAFFASTVRYIQFQKQKGGAIGERYEPIKA, encoded by the exons ATGTACAAAGATACTGTGCTTCCCAGAGTCCTTGAACAG GTTGTCAATTGTAAAGATGAACTTGCGCAGTTTTATTTGATGGATTGTGTTATTCAAGTCTTCCCGGATGAGTATCACTTGCAAACACTTGAAGTCTTGTTGGGTGCTTGCCCCCAGCTTCAG CCATCTGTTGATATCAAGACAGTGCTCTCTAGATTGATGGAGAGGCTCTCAAATTATGCAGCTTCAAGTCCAGAAGTTTTACCTGAGTTCTTGCAAGTTGAAGCTTTTTCAAAATTGAACAATGCCATAGGGAAG GTCATAGAAGCACAGATTGATATGCCTATTTTTGGAGCTGTGACTTTATATTCATCTCTCCTTACATTTACACTTCATGTTCATCCTGATCGTCTGGATTATGCAGATCAAGTGTTG GGAGCATGTGTTAAGAGATtatcaagcaaaggaaagcttgACGACAGCAGAGCCACAAAACAACTTGTAGCACTCTTAAGTGCTCCATTGGAGAAATATAATGATGTTGTCACTGCATTGAAGCTTTCAAACTATCCCCAGGTCATGAAATACCTTGACAGTGAGACAAATAAAGTTATGGCATCTGTCATAATTCAAAGTAttatgaaaaacaacacatacattTCTACAGTTGACAAG GTTGAGGCATTATTTGAATTAATCACAGGGCTTATCAAGGATTTGGATGGAATGCTTGAAGAG GTTGATGAAGATGATTTCAAAGAGGAGCAGAATTCTGTTGCACGTCTTATTCAGATGCTGGATAATGATGATCCGGAGGAAATGTACAAG ATCATGTGTACAGTAAGGAAGTGGATCATGACTGGAGGGCCAAGGCGTTTACCCTTCACTGTTCCTCCTCTTGTCTTTTCTTCTCTTAAG TTGGTTAGGACACTGCAAGGCCAAGATGAAAATCCGTTTGGAGATGAATCATCAACTACACCAAAGAAAATTTTTCAGCTTTTAAATcag ACGATTGAGGTTCTATCAACTGTCCCAGCACCTGAATTGGCATTACGGCTGTACTTACAGTGTGCGGAG GCTGCCAATGACTCTGATTTAGAACCTGTTGCTTATGAATTTTTCACCCAAGCATATATTCTGTATGAAGAAGAAGTATCA GATTCCAAGGCGCAGGTTACTGCATTGCATTTAATCATAGGGACTCTACAAAGGATGCATGTGTTTGGTGTTGAGAATAGGGATACGTTAACACACAAAGCCACAGGG TATTCTGCTAAGCTTTTAAAGAAGCCTGATCAGTGCAGAGCTGTTTATGGGTGTGCGCATCTCTTCTGGGTTGATGATCAAGATAACATGAAAGATGGAGAGAG GGTTCTAATTTGTCTAAAGCGTGCTCTAAGAATTGCAAATGCTGCTCAACAAATGTCCAATGCTGCACGAGGTAGCACTGGATCAGCTACACTCTTTGTTGAGATCTTAAACAA GTATCTTTATTTCTTTGAGAGGGGAAACCCACAGATAAATGCTGCTGCAATTCAGAGCCTGATTGAACTGATCACGACTGAGATGCAAAGCAACTCCAGTACACCAGACCCTGCTGCTGATGCTTTCTTTGCCAGCACAGTGCGATACATTCAGTTTCAGAAACAGAAAGGGGGAGCGATCGGTGAAAGGTATGAGCCCATCAAGGCATAA
- the LOC110627708 gene encoding heavy metal-associated isoprenylated plant protein 27, translating into MGLLDFFSAHQHDSKKLKKSKQLKTVEIKVRMDCEGCERKVKKAVEGMKGVTKVEVEPKQHKLTVTGYVDPNKVLQRVRHRTGKKADFWPYVPYDLVPHPYAPGAYDKKAPPGYVRNVVDDSAAPLAHASSFEVKTLSAFSDENPNACVIM; encoded by the exons ATGGGTCTTCTGGATTTCTTCTCGGCTCATCAACATGATAGTAAGAAGCTGAAGAAAAGCAAGCAACTAAAG ACGGTGGAAATTAAAGTGAGAATGGACTGCGAAGGATGCGAGAGAAAGGTGAAGAAGGCAGTGGAAGGCATGAAAGGAGTGACTAAGGTGGAAGTGGAACCCAAGCAGCACAAGCTTACGGTCACTGGATATGTCGACCCAAACAAGGTCTTGCAACGTGTCAGACATCGAACGGGGAAGAAGGCTGATTTCTGGCCATACGTACCGTATGATTTAGTGCCTCATCCGTACGCGCCAGGGGCTTATGATAAGAAGGCCCCACCTGGGTACGTGCGGAACGTGGTGGATGACTCGGCGGCGCCTCTCGCACATGCCAGCTCTTTTGAAGTTAAAACCTTATCGGCCTTTAGCGATGAGAACCCCAATGCGTGTGTGATTATGTGA
- the LOC110622227 gene encoding GDSL esterase/lipase EXL3: MKFLFENHGYSSSVMVVFFLTVARLFPLNTAVPSIKLPRNEKAEAVFVFGDSIVDTGNNNNILTTAKCNFPPYGRDFMGGKPTGRFSNGRVPSDFIAEAFGVKKFLPAYLDPDLQLQDLLTGVSFASGGCGYDPITSTLAPAFSLSDQLDQFKDYIKRIDSAVGEARRAKIVSKSVFVICTGTNDILNTYYSTALRQFHYTIDSYTDFLISCASSFIQELHGLGARIFLVLGLPPMGCVPSQRTIHGGIHRKCADYANQAAILFNSKLLSSIHSLNSTLSHAFATYLDVYNPLLFLIQNPAKYGFQEATKGCCGTGKIEVTYLCYHLDYPLTCKDDSKYVFWDSFHPTQKAYETLITIVLKSVNYLFG, from the exons ATGAAGTTTCTCTTTGAAAATCATGGATATTCATCTTCTGTTATGGTCGTGTTTTTTCTGACGGTAGCAAGGTTGTTTCCCTTAAACACCGCAGTCCCAAGCATAAAATTGCCTCGCAATGAAAAGGCTGAAGCAGTTTTTGTGTTCGGAGACTCCATAGTTGATACAGGCAACAACAACAATATCTTAACAACTGCCAAGTGCAACTTCCCACCTTATGGTCGAGACTTCATGGGTGGAAAACCAACTGGAAGGTTCAGTAATGGCAGAGTCCCCTCTGACTTTATAG CTGAAGCATTTGGCGTAAAGAAATTCTTGCCGGCTTATCTTGACCCGGATCTTCAACTTCAAGACCTCCTAACCGGAGTAAGCTTTGCCTCCGGCGGCTGTGGTTATGATCCTATTACATCAACTCTAGCG CCTGCATTTTCTTTATCTGATCAACTGGACCAGTTCAAAGACTACATAAAAAGAATAGATTCAGCAGTTGGAGAAGCAAGGAGAGCAAAAATAGTATCCAAAAGCGTATTCGTAATCTGCACAGGAACCAACGATATTCTGAACACTTACTATTCTACTGCGTTGAGGCAATTTCACTACACCATTGATTCGTATACCGATTTCTTGATTAGCTGTGCTTCAAGTTTTATCCAG GAACTTCATGGACTTGGAGCAAGAATATTTTTAGTTCTGGGCTTAccaccaatgggatgtgttccATCTCAGAGAACCATACATGGAGGCATTCACAGGAAGTGTGCTGATTATGCAAATCAAGCAGCAATTCTCTTCAATTCCAAGCTACTCTCATCTATTCATTCTCTCAATTCAACGCTTTCTCATGCTTTTGCTACATATCTTGACGTCTACAATCCTCTGCTTTTCCTCATCCAAAATCCTGCTAAATATG GATTTCAAGAAGCAACAAAAGGATGCTGCGGCACAGGAAAAATAGAGGTGACTTACCTTTGTTATCACCTTGATTACCCATTAACTTGCAAAGATGATTCTAAATATGTATTCTGGGATAGTTTTCATCCTACACAGAAGGCTTACGAGACCCTTATCACTATTGTCCTCAAGAGTGTTAACTATTTGTTCGGATGA